One region of Macadamia integrifolia cultivar HAES 741 chromosome 11, SCU_Mint_v3, whole genome shotgun sequence genomic DNA includes:
- the LOC122094225 gene encoding trihelix transcription factor GT-3b-like, translating into MEGSHHQLLSGNMMVDTGDRFPQWSLQETKEFLMIRADLDQTFMETKRNKLLWEIISSKLKERGYSRSPEQCKCKWKNLVTRYKGCETMEPESVRQQFPFYNELQAIFTGRMQRMLWLEAEAAAAGGGGSSKKKGVRLSSDDEDDNDESDEDNKGGSIKKKRKGKAIITSSGGGGGGNTNNLQEILDNFMRQQIQMEVQWREAVEAREEERRLKEMEWRQTMEALEKERIMMDRRWREREEQRRIREESRAEKRDALITALLNKLRREEDF; encoded by the exons ATGGAAGGAAGTCATCATCAACTTCTAAGTGGTAACATGATGGTGGACACAGGTGATCGGTTCCCTCAATGGAGTCTCCAAGAGACAAAGGAGTTTCTGATGATCAGGGCAGATCTAGATCAAACCTTCATGGAGACCAAACGCAACAAGCTTCTCTGGGAAATCATCTCTTCCAAGCTGAAGGAAAGGGGTTACAGTCGTAGCCCTGAGCAGTGCAAGTGCAAATGGAAGAACCTAGTCACCCGTTATAAA GGTTGCGAAACCATGGAACCCGAATCGGTGCGTCAACAATTTCCATTCTATAATGAGTTGCAGGCCATCTTCACAGGTAGGATGCAGAGGATGTTATGGTTGGAAGCAGAAGCTGCTGCTGCCGGCGGCGGTGGCAGTTCTAAAAAGAAAGGGGTGAGGTTATCATCGGACGACGAAGATGATAACGACGAAAGCGATGAGGATAATAAGGGTGGTAGTattaagaagaagaggaagggaaaaGCTATTATTActagtagtggtggtggtggtggtggtaataCTAACAATTTGCAAGAGATATTAGATAACTTCATGAGACAACAAATACAAATGGAGGTGCAATGGAGAGAAGCTGTAGAGGcaagggaggaagaaaggaggttGAAAGAGATGGAATGGAGACAAACCATGGAAGCtttggagaaagagaggattATGATGGATAGGAGATGGAGGGAGCGAGAAGAACAAAGGCGGATTCGAGAAGAATCTAGGGCTGAGAAGAGAGATGCTCTTATCACAGCTCTTCTAAATAAGCTAAGGCGTGAGGAGGACTTCTAG
- the LOC122094226 gene encoding calcium-dependent protein kinase 13-like, translating to MGNCCRSPAAVAREDVKSSFSGHDHGRKDRHGADAGAGGKKTVTVLPDTPKEAIEEKYVVDRELGRGEFGVTYLCVDRDTRELLACKSISKRKLRTAVDIEDVRREVAIMKHLPQDSSIVSLKEACEDDNAVHLVMELCEGGELFDRIVTRGHYTERAAATVTRTIVEVVQLCHKHGVIHRDLKPENFLFATKKENSPLKAIDFGLSIFFKPGESSNGRYLRFVFTVLCLIGIPAGTLGIEFPHSGR from the coding sequence ATGGGAAACTGTTGCAGATCTCCCGCTGCGGTAGCCAGGGAGGATGTGAAATCGAGTTTCTCAGGTCATGATCATGGCAGAAAAGATAGACATGGAGCTGACGCCGGTGCTGGAGGTAAGAAGACCGTTACTGTCTTGCCTGATACTCCAAAGGAAGCTATCGAGGAGAAATACGTTGTGGATAGAGAATTGGGACGAGGTGAGTTCGGCGTCACTTACCTCTGCGTTGACCGTGACACAAGAGAGCTCTTAGCTTGTAAATCTATTTCTAAGAGGAAGCTTAGGACGGCGGTGGATATCGAGGATGTGAGGCGAGAGGTTGCGATTATGAAGCATTTGCCTCAGGATTCGAGTATTGTGAGCTTGAAGGAGGCATGTGAGGACGACAATGCGGTCCATTTGGTGATGGAGCTGTGTGAGGGAGGAGAACTATTTGATCGGATCGTGACTCGTGGTCACTACACGGAGAGAGCTGCTGCTACTGTCACTCGGACTATTGTGGAGGTTGTTCAGCTATGTCACAAACATGGGGTGATCCATCGAGACTTGAAGCCTGAGAACTTCCTTTTTGCTACCAAGAAGGAGAATTCACCCTTGAAGGCCATCGATTTTGGCTTGTCCATCTTCTTCAAGCCAGGTGAGAGTTCCAATGGCAGATATTTGCGTTTTGTTTTTACTGTCTTATGTTTAATTGGCATACCAGCGGGGACTTTGGGAATTGAATTCCCACATTCGGGGCGATGA